One window of Nymphaea colorata isolate Beijing-Zhang1983 chromosome 1, ASM883128v2, whole genome shotgun sequence genomic DNA carries:
- the LOC116264728 gene encoding crossover junction endonuclease MUS81 isoform X3: MARQQRKVMCPENEGLASFLLGRRDEMAEKKAISENLELIIYKAYSNICDSKNPLRTLKEVSQVKGVGKWVIQLLQGYFRKDSEPSQSLDSENTKKKGKVSKRYIPQKNSAAYALLVTLYRGTMSGRGFMGKQELIDATESSGLSKASIGLEKSDGKPGSSFGNSGRDWYCGWNRMKTLITKGLIVKSSNPAKYMLTEEGKEAACECLARSGIADCEALTNVGMSISARSIDASNTVTSRPASKRAPKDSAVSSTTVSTLNSDSRGTKKKRLATTNSSFSQISQNQGCLSSESETLDSAMVADRTYMNVVSDESTLRPCSLQPCTFPCSIHSLAMPPGMPGESFGDLYDVILILDDREQFGHNKNGSHSRKVVESISSQFKLLVEVRRLPVGDGIWTARHRYDHQEYVLDFIVERKKVNDLRQSIRDNRYKDQKLRLLRCGLQKLIYLVEGDPNSSEAAESIKTACFTTEILEGFDVHRTSGLFDTVKKYGYLTQSITSYYRLKFPGARNSRACPTYDDFARRCENLEKLTITDVFAVQLMQVPQVTEDTALAVVDMYPTLLSLARAYSLLGNDVRAQEEMLSLKSKLIGKVASKNIFNFIWSS, from the exons ATGGCGCGTCAGCAGAGGAAGGTCATGTGCCCTGAGAACGAAGGTCTGGCGTCCTTCCTCTTGGGCAGGCGCGACGAGATGGCGGAGAAGAAGGCGATCTCGGAGAACCTCGAGCTCATTATCTACAAGGCCTATTCCAACATCTGCGACTCCAAGAACCCTCTCAGAACCCTCAAGGAGGTCTCCCAAGTCAA GGGTGTTGGAAAATGGGTCATACAGCTCTTACAAGGGTACTTCCGAAAGGATTCCGAACCTTCCCAATCTTTGGATTCCGAAAATACGA AGAAGAAGGGCAAGGTATCGAAGAGATACATTCCGCAGAAGAATTCGGCTGCGTACGCACTGTTGGTTACCCTTTATAG GGGAACCATGAGCGGCAGGGGTTTTATGGGGAAACAGGAGCTTATCGATGCCACTGAATCGAGTGGTTTGTCGAAAGCATCAATTGG ACTGGAGAAGAGCGATGGGAAACCAGGCAGTAGTTTTGGGAATTCAGGCAGAGATTGGTACTGCGGATGGAACCGCATGAAGACATTGATAACGAAGGGTTTAATCGTGAAATCGAGCAACCCTGCAAA GTACATGTTGACTGAAGAAGGTAAAGAGGCTGCATGTGAATGTCTAGCAAGGTCTGGTATTGCAGATTGTGAAGCTTTGACCAACGTCGGTATGTCTATCTCTGCAAGGTCAATTGATGCAAGCAATACTGTGACATCAAGACCTGCTTCTAAAAGGGCACCTAAAGATTCTGCAGTTTCATCCACCACAGTGAGCACTCTAAAT TCTGATTCACGTGGAACCAAAAAGAAGCGTCTTGCAACCACAaactcttcattttctcaaatttcGCAGAATCAAG GGTGTCTTTCATCTGAAAGCGAGACTCTCGATAGTGCAATGGTTGCTGATCGAACTTATATGAATGTGGTATCTGATGAATCAACATTAAGGCCATGCAGTTTGCAACCTTGCACATTT CCATGCAGCATACATTCTTTGGCAATGCCTCCTGGTATGCCTGGTGAAAGCTTCGGGGATCTGTACGACGTGATTTTAATATTGGACGACCGTGAGCAGTTTGGACATAACAAGAATGG CTCACATTCCAGAAAAGTTGTTGAGAGCATTAGTTCACAATTTAAACTGCTGGTAGAG GTAAGACGTTTACCTGTTGGAGATGGAATTTGGACAGCCCGTCATAGATATGACCATCAAGAATATGTCCTTGATTTTATAGTTGAAAGGAAGAAAGTCAATGATCTAAGACAGTCAATCCGGGACAACCGTTATAAAGATCAGAAATTGAGGCTTCTG AGATGTGGGCTTCAGAAGCTGATATATCTTGTTGAAGGGGATCCAAATTCATCTGAGGCAGCAGAGAGTATCAAAACCGC TTGTTTCACAACAGAGATTTTAGAAGGTTTTGATGTTCATAGAACGAGTGGCTTGTTTGACACGGTGAAGAAGTATGGTTACTTGACACAATCAATAACAAGTTACTACAGATTGAAGTTTCCTGGTGCGAGAAACTCCAGAGCTTGTCCTACTTATGATGATTTTGCTCGGAGATGTGAAAATCTTGAAAAGCTGACAATAACTGATGTCTTTGCTGTCCAATTAATGCAG GTGCCGCAGGTTACTGAAGATACTGCCCTTGCAGTTGTAGATATGTACCCAACACTTCTATCATTAGCCCGTGCATACTCGCTTTTG GGCAATGATGTGCGTGCCCAGGAGGAGATGTTGTCTCTTAAGAGCAAGCTGATCGGGAAAGTGGCCagtaaaaacatttttaattttatttggaGTAGTTGA
- the LOC116264718 gene encoding pentatricopeptide repeat-containing protein At3g26782, mitochondrial-like has protein sequence MRQPVTTFRYNAIIRNHLRTSRADQALQHYFFMRQDGLLPDNFTISSLLKLCSSLDAGMCNCKLIHAFAIRSGYQQDVFVSTGLVELYLSYGDHEAAHQLFAEIDKRDVISWTSMISGLNRNSLGLESLELFRRMVKEGVKPNQATLAGVLSACKQLMQHKLGKSIHGILIRSRLARDVVIETALVDVYAKCRNLNYAQRVFDRMSERNMVSWTIIVSAYTTEGLPQTAIQMFRQMLKEGTEALNLERLAPVLQACAEAAHLQYGREIHGRLFKIQDGEVKVKLINALIDMYVESSKLDYAFSLFRRMAVRNVVTWTTMIKGYGMHGLSEKALETFELMLESGIKPDGVTFTAVLSSCSHAGLVEEGLKQFRSMQRDYDITPNMRHFASIVDIFGRAGRLKEAYDFIRCMPIEPSEMVWTALLAACRRHKNLELGEFSAAEALRFNQHNAGIYILLSHIYADLGRWEDVSRVRLLMKKLRLKTNTACSWVEIKGKVYKFRVSDNSQPFSDELKKFLDKLLKKMEATGYMRSTSGVSHDTNEQEKMQTLCGHCEKLALAFALNFRVHEVPLRISKNLRVCEDCHEFFKFVSQTFNQEIFLKDPNRCHHFTQGSCSCGDYW, from the coding sequence ATGAGGCAGCCTGTAACAACCTTCCGTTACAATGCTATTATCAGAAACCATCTTAGAACCAGTAGAGCTGACCAAGCTCTGCAGCACTATTTTTTTATGAGACAAGATGGCCTCCTTCCAGATAATTTCACCATTTCTTCACTGTTAAAGCTCTGCTCTAGTCTGGATGCCGGTATGTGCAACTGTAAACTGATCCATGCGTTTGCTATCCGTTCTGGCTATCAGCAAGATGTCTTTGTTAGCACTGGCTTGGTGGAGTTGTATCTCAGCTACGGCGACCACGAAGCCGCGCACCAGTTGTTTGCTGAAATTGATAAAAGGGATGTTATCTCATGGACATCAATGATTTCTGGGTTAAATCGTAATTCACTTGGACTTGAGTCTCTTGAGCTATTTAGACGGATGGTGAAAGAAGGAGTGAAGCCAAATCAGGCAACACTAGCTGGTGTCCTTTCTGCATGTAAGCAACTAATGCAGCATAAGCTTGGCAAATCAATTCATGGAATTTTGATTAGGTCCAGGCTTGCGAGGGATGTCGTGATTGAAACTGCTCTAGTGGACGTGTATGCGAAGTGCAGGAACTTGAACTATGCTCAGCGAGTCTTCGACAGGATGAGCGAAAGGAATATGGTGTCATGGACCATTATAGTTTCAGCTTATACCACAGAGGGGCTGCCACAAACTGCAATCCAGATGTTCAGGCAGATGCTTAAGGAGGGAACTGAAGCACTTAACTTGGAAAGGCTTGCACCTGTTCTGCAAGCATGTGCAGAAGCTGCACATCTGCAATATGGTAGGGAAATCCATGGGAGACTGTTCAAAATTCAAGATGGGGAGGTTAAAGTCAAGTTGATAAACGCTCTAATCGACATGTATGTCGAGAGTAGCAAGCTAGACTACGCTTTCTCATTATTTAGAAGAATGGCTGTAAGAAATGTGGTAACGTGGACAACCATGATTAAAGGTTATGGGATGCATGGTCTGAGCGAGAAAGCATTGGAGACGTTTGAATTGATGTTGGAGTCTGGAATAAAGCCAGATGGTGTTACATTCACGGCGGTTCTCTCGTCATGCAGCCATGCAGGGTTGGTTGAAGAAGGACTAAAGCAGTTTCGGTCCATGCAACGAGACTATGATATTACACCAAATATGCGACATTTTGCTTCCATAGTAGACATTTTTGGTCGTGCTGGTCGTCTCAAGGAAGCTTATGACTTTATAAGATGTATGCCAATAGAACCATCTGAGATGGTCTGGACAGCACTCCTCGCAGCTTGCAGGAGACACAAGAACTTGGAATTAGGTGAATTTTCAGCGGCAGAAGCTCTCCGATTCAACCAACATAATGCAGGCATTTACATACTTCTATCACACATTTATGCAGATTTGGGTCGATGGGAGGATGTTTCTAGAGTAAGGTTACTGATGAAGAAGTTAAGGCTGAAAACAAATACAGCATGCAGCTGGGTGGAAATAAAGGGGAAGGTCTATAAGTTCAGAGTCTCTGACAACTCGCAGCCCTTTTCAGATGAGCTCAAAAAATTTCTGGACAAGTTATTAAAGAAGATGGAGGCAACTGGGTACATGAGGAGTACATCAGGCGTGAGTCATGATACTAATGAGCAGGAAAAGATGCAAACGCTATGTGGACATTGTGAGAAGTTGGCACTTGCTTTTGCATTGAACTTTCGCGTACATGAGGTGCCCTTGCGAATCAGCAAGAATCTCCGTGTCTGTGAAGACTGTCATgagtttttcaagtttgtgtCACAAACTTTTAATCAGGAAATCTTTCTCAAAGATCCAAATCGCTGTCATCATTTCACACAAGGATCATGTTCATGTGGTGATTACTGGTGA
- the LOC116264728 gene encoding crossover junction endonuclease MUS81 isoform X2: MARQQRKVMCPENEGLASFLLGRRDEMAEKKAISENLELIIYKAYSNICDSKNPLRTLKEVSQVKGVGKWVIQLLQGYFRKDSEPSQSLDSENTKKKGKVSKRYIPQKNSAAYALLVTLYRGTMSGRGFMGKQELIDATESSGLSKASIGLEKSDGKPGSSFGNSGRDWYCGWNRMKTLITKGLIVKSSNPAKYMLTEEGKEAACECLARSGIADCEALTNVGMSISARSIDASNTVTSRPASKRAPKDSAVSSTTSDSRGTKKKRLATTNSSFSQISQNQGCLSSESETLDSAMVADRTYMNVVSDESTLRPCSLQPCTFDFFLCKPVDVSRQPCSIHSLAMPPGMPGESFGDLYDVILILDDREQFGHNKNGSHSRKVVESISSQFKLLVEVRRLPVGDGIWTARHRYDHQEYVLDFIVERKKVNDLRQSIRDNRYKDQKLRLLRCGLQKLIYLVEGDPNSSEAAESIKTACFTTEILEGFDVHRTSGLFDTVKKYGYLTQSITSYYRLKFPGARNSRACPTYDDFARRCENLEKLTITDVFAVQLMQVPQVTEDTALAVVDMYPTLLSLARAYSLLGNDVRAQEEMLSLKSKLIGKVASKNIFNFIWSS; encoded by the exons ATGGCGCGTCAGCAGAGGAAGGTCATGTGCCCTGAGAACGAAGGTCTGGCGTCCTTCCTCTTGGGCAGGCGCGACGAGATGGCGGAGAAGAAGGCGATCTCGGAGAACCTCGAGCTCATTATCTACAAGGCCTATTCCAACATCTGCGACTCCAAGAACCCTCTCAGAACCCTCAAGGAGGTCTCCCAAGTCAA GGGTGTTGGAAAATGGGTCATACAGCTCTTACAAGGGTACTTCCGAAAGGATTCCGAACCTTCCCAATCTTTGGATTCCGAAAATACGA AGAAGAAGGGCAAGGTATCGAAGAGATACATTCCGCAGAAGAATTCGGCTGCGTACGCACTGTTGGTTACCCTTTATAG GGGAACCATGAGCGGCAGGGGTTTTATGGGGAAACAGGAGCTTATCGATGCCACTGAATCGAGTGGTTTGTCGAAAGCATCAATTGG ACTGGAGAAGAGCGATGGGAAACCAGGCAGTAGTTTTGGGAATTCAGGCAGAGATTGGTACTGCGGATGGAACCGCATGAAGACATTGATAACGAAGGGTTTAATCGTGAAATCGAGCAACCCTGCAAA GTACATGTTGACTGAAGAAGGTAAAGAGGCTGCATGTGAATGTCTAGCAAGGTCTGGTATTGCAGATTGTGAAGCTTTGACCAACGTCGGTATGTCTATCTCTGCAAGGTCAATTGATGCAAGCAATACTGTGACATCAAGACCTGCTTCTAAAAGGGCACCTAAAGATTCTGCAGTTTCATCCACCACA TCTGATTCACGTGGAACCAAAAAGAAGCGTCTTGCAACCACAaactcttcattttctcaaatttcGCAGAATCAAG GGTGTCTTTCATCTGAAAGCGAGACTCTCGATAGTGCAATGGTTGCTGATCGAACTTATATGAATGTGGTATCTGATGAATCAACATTAAGGCCATGCAGTTTGCAACCTTGCACATTT GATTTCTTTTTGTGTAAACCAGTTGATGTGAGTCGTCAGCCATGCAGCATACATTCTTTGGCAATGCCTCCTGGTATGCCTGGTGAAAGCTTCGGGGATCTGTACGACGTGATTTTAATATTGGACGACCGTGAGCAGTTTGGACATAACAAGAATGG CTCACATTCCAGAAAAGTTGTTGAGAGCATTAGTTCACAATTTAAACTGCTGGTAGAG GTAAGACGTTTACCTGTTGGAGATGGAATTTGGACAGCCCGTCATAGATATGACCATCAAGAATATGTCCTTGATTTTATAGTTGAAAGGAAGAAAGTCAATGATCTAAGACAGTCAATCCGGGACAACCGTTATAAAGATCAGAAATTGAGGCTTCTG AGATGTGGGCTTCAGAAGCTGATATATCTTGTTGAAGGGGATCCAAATTCATCTGAGGCAGCAGAGAGTATCAAAACCGC TTGTTTCACAACAGAGATTTTAGAAGGTTTTGATGTTCATAGAACGAGTGGCTTGTTTGACACGGTGAAGAAGTATGGTTACTTGACACAATCAATAACAAGTTACTACAGATTGAAGTTTCCTGGTGCGAGAAACTCCAGAGCTTGTCCTACTTATGATGATTTTGCTCGGAGATGTGAAAATCTTGAAAAGCTGACAATAACTGATGTCTTTGCTGTCCAATTAATGCAG GTGCCGCAGGTTACTGAAGATACTGCCCTTGCAGTTGTAGATATGTACCCAACACTTCTATCATTAGCCCGTGCATACTCGCTTTTG GGCAATGATGTGCGTGCCCAGGAGGAGATGTTGTCTCTTAAGAGCAAGCTGATCGGGAAAGTGGCCagtaaaaacatttttaattttatttggaGTAGTTGA
- the LOC116264752 gene encoding sanguinarine reductase produces the protein MASRFSCNSFLLQFLDTSTGIKNGSTILRRNFPLCNHPSFHSSTLTKRRVMTRSATTVGVRCRSEKQEDSRTLTRDPETKLPSSKLVLVVGGSGGVGQLVVASLIDRGIKTHLLLRDPSKAEPLFGKQDQSMLKIWKGDTRNPSDLCPDIFEGVTHVICCTGTTAFPSRRWDGDNTPERVDWEGIRNLVAALPPTITRFVLVSSVGVTKSNELPWSIMNLFGVLKFKKMAEDFVRNSGVPYTIIRPGRLTDGPYTSYDLNTLLKATAGQRRAVLIGQGDKLVGEVSRLVVAEACLQALDIEFTQGEIYEINSVKGEGPGSDTEKWKELFRAAQTS, from the exons ATGGCTTCAAGATTCTCGTGCAACTCATTTCTTCTTCAGTTCTTGGACACATCTACAGGGATTAAGAATGGAAGCACCATTCTCAGGAGAAACTTCCCACTATGCAACCATCCCAGTTTCCACAGCTCTACGCTCACAAAGAGAAGGGTCATGACCAGAAGCGCGACAACAGTAGGCGTTCGATGCCGTTCAGAGAAACAAGAAGATTCCAGGACGCTCACCCGAGATCCTGAAACGAAGCTTCCATCTTCCAAGCTAGTTCTTGTTGTTGGTGGTTCTGGTGGCGTTG GGCAGCTTGTTGTTGCATCCTTGATAGATCGAGGGATCAAGACACACCTACTGTTACGTGATCCCTCAAAAGCAGAGCCTTTGTTTGGTAAACAAGATCAAAGCATGCTAAAG ATTTGGAAAGGCGATACAAGGAATCCATCTGACCTGTGTCCGGACATCTTTGAG GGCGTCACGCATGTAATTTGCTGCACTGGGACAACTGCTTTTCCTTCTAGACGCTGGGATGGAGATAACACACCAGAAAGAGTGG ATTGGGAGGGGATTCGCAATCTTGTAGCTGCATTGCCTCCAACAATTACAAGATTCGTGCTTGTATCATCTGTTGGTGTCACAAAATCCAATGAACTACCATGGAG CATCATGAATCTGTTCGGCGTTCTTAAGTTCAAGAAGATGGCAGAAGATTTTGTTCGCAATTCTGGTGTTCCCTACACTATTATCAG GCCAGGAAGATTGACTGATGGTCCATATACCTCATATGATCTAAATACCCTGTTAAAAGCCACGGCAGGACAGCGTCGTGCAGTTCTTATAGGTCAAG gAGATAAACTTGTAGGGGAGGTAAGCAGACTTGTTGTGGCAGAAGCATGCTTACAGGCATTGGATATAGAGTTCACTCAGGGTGAAATTTATGAGATCAACTCTGTCAAG GGAGAAGGACCAGGTAGTGATACTGAGAAGTGGAAGGAGCTTTTTAGAGCTGCTCAGACTTCATAA
- the LOC116264763 gene encoding protein GAST1-like produces MAMRQVSLLCLVLLLLLSWESNADSGTALKSEAASLDMYGARQGSLHPQECTPRCNIRCSATAYKKACLFFCEKCCATCLCVPPGTYGNKQVCPCYNNWKTKRGGPKCP; encoded by the exons ATGGCAATGCGTCAAGTTTCTCTTCTTTGCttggtgctgctgctgctgctttcGTGGGAGAGCAAT GCCGACTCAGGGACAGCACTAAAATCAGAAGCAGCCTCTCTTGATATG TATGGAGCCAGACAGGGCAGCCTTCATCCCCAAG AATGCACACCAAGGTGCAACATCAGGTGCTCTGCAACAGCTTACAAGAAGGCTTGCCTCTTCTTCTGTGAGAAGTGCTGTGCGACCTGCCTGTGTGTTCCCCCTGGTACCTATGGGAACAAGCAGGTCTGCCCTTGCTACAACAACTGGAAAACCAAGAGGGGAGGACCCAAGTGCCCTTGA
- the LOC116264728 gene encoding crossover junction endonuclease MUS81 isoform X1 — translation MARQQRKVMCPENEGLASFLLGRRDEMAEKKAISENLELIIYKAYSNICDSKNPLRTLKEVSQVKGVGKWVIQLLQGYFRKDSEPSQSLDSENTKKKGKVSKRYIPQKNSAAYALLVTLYRGTMSGRGFMGKQELIDATESSGLSKASIGLEKSDGKPGSSFGNSGRDWYCGWNRMKTLITKGLIVKSSNPAKYMLTEEGKEAACECLARSGIADCEALTNVGMSISARSIDASNTVTSRPASKRAPKDSAVSSTTVSTLNSDSRGTKKKRLATTNSSFSQISQNQGCLSSESETLDSAMVADRTYMNVVSDESTLRPCSLQPCTFDFFLCKPVDVSRQPCSIHSLAMPPGMPGESFGDLYDVILILDDREQFGHNKNGSHSRKVVESISSQFKLLVEVRRLPVGDGIWTARHRYDHQEYVLDFIVERKKVNDLRQSIRDNRYKDQKLRLLRCGLQKLIYLVEGDPNSSEAAESIKTACFTTEILEGFDVHRTSGLFDTVKKYGYLTQSITSYYRLKFPGARNSRACPTYDDFARRCENLEKLTITDVFAVQLMQVPQVTEDTALAVVDMYPTLLSLARAYSLLGNDVRAQEEMLSLKSKLIGKVASKNIFNFIWSS, via the exons ATGGCGCGTCAGCAGAGGAAGGTCATGTGCCCTGAGAACGAAGGTCTGGCGTCCTTCCTCTTGGGCAGGCGCGACGAGATGGCGGAGAAGAAGGCGATCTCGGAGAACCTCGAGCTCATTATCTACAAGGCCTATTCCAACATCTGCGACTCCAAGAACCCTCTCAGAACCCTCAAGGAGGTCTCCCAAGTCAA GGGTGTTGGAAAATGGGTCATACAGCTCTTACAAGGGTACTTCCGAAAGGATTCCGAACCTTCCCAATCTTTGGATTCCGAAAATACGA AGAAGAAGGGCAAGGTATCGAAGAGATACATTCCGCAGAAGAATTCGGCTGCGTACGCACTGTTGGTTACCCTTTATAG GGGAACCATGAGCGGCAGGGGTTTTATGGGGAAACAGGAGCTTATCGATGCCACTGAATCGAGTGGTTTGTCGAAAGCATCAATTGG ACTGGAGAAGAGCGATGGGAAACCAGGCAGTAGTTTTGGGAATTCAGGCAGAGATTGGTACTGCGGATGGAACCGCATGAAGACATTGATAACGAAGGGTTTAATCGTGAAATCGAGCAACCCTGCAAA GTACATGTTGACTGAAGAAGGTAAAGAGGCTGCATGTGAATGTCTAGCAAGGTCTGGTATTGCAGATTGTGAAGCTTTGACCAACGTCGGTATGTCTATCTCTGCAAGGTCAATTGATGCAAGCAATACTGTGACATCAAGACCTGCTTCTAAAAGGGCACCTAAAGATTCTGCAGTTTCATCCACCACAGTGAGCACTCTAAAT TCTGATTCACGTGGAACCAAAAAGAAGCGTCTTGCAACCACAaactcttcattttctcaaatttcGCAGAATCAAG GGTGTCTTTCATCTGAAAGCGAGACTCTCGATAGTGCAATGGTTGCTGATCGAACTTATATGAATGTGGTATCTGATGAATCAACATTAAGGCCATGCAGTTTGCAACCTTGCACATTT GATTTCTTTTTGTGTAAACCAGTTGATGTGAGTCGTCAGCCATGCAGCATACATTCTTTGGCAATGCCTCCTGGTATGCCTGGTGAAAGCTTCGGGGATCTGTACGACGTGATTTTAATATTGGACGACCGTGAGCAGTTTGGACATAACAAGAATGG CTCACATTCCAGAAAAGTTGTTGAGAGCATTAGTTCACAATTTAAACTGCTGGTAGAG GTAAGACGTTTACCTGTTGGAGATGGAATTTGGACAGCCCGTCATAGATATGACCATCAAGAATATGTCCTTGATTTTATAGTTGAAAGGAAGAAAGTCAATGATCTAAGACAGTCAATCCGGGACAACCGTTATAAAGATCAGAAATTGAGGCTTCTG AGATGTGGGCTTCAGAAGCTGATATATCTTGTTGAAGGGGATCCAAATTCATCTGAGGCAGCAGAGAGTATCAAAACCGC TTGTTTCACAACAGAGATTTTAGAAGGTTTTGATGTTCATAGAACGAGTGGCTTGTTTGACACGGTGAAGAAGTATGGTTACTTGACACAATCAATAACAAGTTACTACAGATTGAAGTTTCCTGGTGCGAGAAACTCCAGAGCTTGTCCTACTTATGATGATTTTGCTCGGAGATGTGAAAATCTTGAAAAGCTGACAATAACTGATGTCTTTGCTGTCCAATTAATGCAG GTGCCGCAGGTTACTGAAGATACTGCCCTTGCAGTTGTAGATATGTACCCAACACTTCTATCATTAGCCCGTGCATACTCGCTTTTG GGCAATGATGTGCGTGCCCAGGAGGAGATGTTGTCTCTTAAGAGCAAGCTGATCGGGAAAGTGGCCagtaaaaacatttttaattttatttggaGTAGTTGA